The following proteins are co-located in the Arctopsyche grandis isolate Sample6627 chromosome 3, ASM5162203v2, whole genome shotgun sequence genome:
- the LOC143923267 gene encoding uncharacterized protein LOC143923267 isoform X2 translates to MESRHCLSSSPAEAVVPMHDDPHPQRFLSETTSSVELDKYLKVKSEELLLDDLIWEDELGADWPPNISTSPEHGETRGGKINSTDNMTEIIDTNILAEELPFRKALDNMCSTHSELDHIHSEVKPHKCKCDMRQHSLSMSEYRI, encoded by the exons ATGGAGAGCAGACATTGCCTCTCCTCTTCTCCAGCAGAGGCTGTCGTCCCCATGCACGACGATCCTCATCCACAGCGTTTTTTGAGTGAGACAACGTCGAGCGTGGAATTAGACAAGTATTTGAAAGTCAAGTCGGAGGAACTTTTGCTGgatgatttaatatgggaagatgAGCTGGGTGCTGATTGGCCACCCAACATTTCTACTTCTCCGGAACATGGTGAG ACACGTGGAGGTAAAATTAATTCGACCGATAATATGACAGAAATAATAGATACCAACATTCTAGCGGAAGAATTACCATTCCGAAAAGCTTTAGATAATATGTGCTCTACACATTCTGAATTGGACCATATTCACAGTGaagtaaagccacacaaat GCAAATGTGATATGAGACAACATAGTCTATCAATGTCTGAATACAGAATCTAG
- the LOC143923267 gene encoding uncharacterized protein LOC143923267 isoform X1 — translation MESRHCLSSSPAEAVVPMHDDPHPQRFLSETTSSVELDKYLKVKSEELLLDDLIWEDELGADWPPNISTSPEHGETRGGKINSTDNMTEIIDTNILAEELPFRKALDNMCSTHSELDHIHSEVKPHKCEICLESFNSLYTLNTHMIVHTGVKPHKCETCLKSFRLKSLLTNHMRIHSEVKPHKCETCLKSFRLKSILTRHMRIHSEVKPHKCEICLKSFCSKSVLTSHMHIHSGVKPHTCEICLKSFALKCHLKEHMVTHSGVKLHKCDICLKSFSSKSLLTRHMRVHSEVKPHKCEICLKSFPSKSILTTHMHIHSGVKLHKCEICLKSFTFKYNLTKHMLTHHSGIKLHKSDICLKSVLTTHMHIHNGVKPHTCEICLKSFTLKYNLTRHMVTHSGAKPHECDICSKSFYRKCNLSAHMSVHTGVK, via the exons ATGGAGAGCAGACATTGCCTCTCCTCTTCTCCAGCAGAGGCTGTCGTCCCCATGCACGACGATCCTCATCCACAGCGTTTTTTGAGTGAGACAACGTCGAGCGTGGAATTAGACAAGTATTTGAAAGTCAAGTCGGAGGAACTTTTGCTGgatgatttaatatgggaagatgAGCTGGGTGCTGATTGGCCACCCAACATTTCTACTTCTCCGGAACATGGTGAG ACACGTGGAGGTAAAATTAATTCGACCGATAATATGACAGAAATAATAGATACCAACATTCTAGCGGAAGAATTACCATTCCGAAAAGCTTTAGATAATATGTGCTCTACACATTCTGAATTGGACCATATTCACAGTGaagtaaagccacacaaatgtgagatttgtttgGAATCATTTAATTCATTATATACCCTTAATACACACATGAtcgttcatactggggtaaagccacacaaatgtgaaacttgtttaaaatcattccgtTTAAAATCTCTACTCACTAATCATATGCGTATTCACAGTGAagtaaaaccacataaatgtgaaacttgtttgaaatcattccgTTTAAAATCTATACTCACTAGACATATGCGTATTCATAGTgaggtaaaaccacacaaatgtgaaatttgtttgaaatcattctgTTCAAAATCTGTACTCACTTCACATATGCATATTCATAGTGGGGTGAAACCACATACATGTgagatttgtttgaaatcattcgcTTTAAAATGCCACTTGAAAGAACATATGGTTactcatagtggggtaaagctacacaaatgtgatatttgtttaaaatcattctctTCAAAATCTCTACTCACTAGACATATGCGTGTTCATAGTgaggtaaaaccacacaaatgtgaaatttgtttaaaatcattccctTCAAAATCTATACTCACTACACATATGcatattcatagtggggtaaaactacataaatgtgagatttgtttgaaatctttcacttttaaatataacttgaCTAAACATATGCTCACTCATCATAGTGGGATAAAGCTACACAAAtctgatatttgtttaaaatctgtACTCACTACACATATGCATATTCATAATGGGGTAAAACCACACACATGTgagatttgtttgaaatcattcactttaaaatataacttgACTAGACATATGGTTACTCATAGTGGGGCAAAACCACacgaatgtgacatttgttcaaaatcattctatAGAAAATGTAATCTAAGTGCACATATGAgtgttcatactggggtaaagtag